From the Candidatus Methylomirabilota bacterium genome, the window GCCGGCCGGCGCTTCCGCCAGCGCCAGCGCGGGCACGAGCCCGATGCCGAGCCCGCCGGAGACGTACGAGAGGAGCAGCGACACGCTCGGCACGTCGATGGTCGAGACGGGCCGGAGGCGGTGGTCCGCGAGATACTGGTCCAGCAGGGCCCGCCCGCGGCTCTCCGCGGCCAGACGTAGCACGGGCTCGCGCGCGAGCCGCTCGGTCAGCGGCGCGCGGTCGCGCCGGCCCCGCCGGGGCCCCACCCACACGAACGGCTGGTCGAAGAGATGCCGGTCCTCGAGCCCGCGCGGCACCTCCTGCCCCGTCACCACCGCGAGGTCCACGTCGCCCGCGGCCACGAGCCGCACGCCCGCGCGCGAGTGCGTGGTGACGATCTCGAAGCGCATGGGTGGGTCCTCGTCGAGGAGATCGCGGAGCACGGGCGCGAGGAGCCCCTTGCCGAGATAGTCGCTGACCGCCATCCGGATGGTCACCGCCGAGCGCCCGGCGAGCCCCGCGAGCTGGCCGAAGGCCGCTTCCGCTTCCGCCCACAGGGCGCGGAGCACGGGCACCGCCGCTTCCCCCGCGGCGGAGAGGCGCACGCCGCGCCCCGCGCGCTCGAAGAGCTTCACGCCGAAGTGGGCCTCGAGCCGCCGGATCTGCTGGCTCACCGCCGAGGAGGTGATGTGGCGCTGGCGGGCCGCGGCCGCCACCGAGC encodes:
- a CDS encoding LysR family transcriptional regulator; this encodes MIDAALFPALETLLAVVRTGSVAAAARQRHITSSAVSQQIRRLEAHFGVKLFERAGRGVRLSAAGEAAVPVLRALWAEAEAAFGQLAGLAGRSAVTIRMAVSDYLGKGLLAPVLRDLLDEDPPMRFEIVTTHSRAGVRLVAAGDVDLAVVTGQEVPRGLEDRHLFDQPFVWVGPRRGRRDRAPLTERLAREPVLRLAAESRGRALLDQYLADHRLRPVSTIDVPSVSLLLSYVSGGLGIGLVPALALAEAPAGRVVTEPARVPALPVLLVWRAAARRPPALARLADLLAAAGKRAGARIRGAKEA